The Anaerobaca lacustris DNA window GGCGGACCGACCCGAAGCAGAGCGGCGCCGGCGGCTGCGTCGGTGACATCGGAACGCACGCGGCGAACCTGGCCGAGTACATCACGGGCCTGAAGATCACGGACATCTGCGCCGAGCTGACGACGTTCGTGCCGGGCCGGGCGCTCGACGACGACTGCAACTGCCTGCTCAAGCTCGAGGGCGGCGCCAAGGGCGTGCTGCACGCCAGCCAGATCGCCCACGGCGAAGAGAACAACCTGGCCATCTGGGTCCACGGCGAAAAGGCGAGCCTCGAATGGCACCAGGAGCATCCGAACTATCTGTACGTCCGTCGGCCAAGCAAGCCGGAAGAGGTCTGGAAACGCGGCAACGACTACGTCGCCGGCTACAGCGCCGCGGCCGCCCGCAACAGCCGCATCCCCTCCGGCCACCCGGAAGCCTTCCTCGAAGCCTTCGCCAACAACTACACCAACTTCGCCGAGACCGTCAAGAGCGCCATCGAAGGCAAGAAGCCCGACCCGCTGGCCACGGACTTCCCAGGCGTCAACGAAGGCGTGCGCGGTATGCTCTTCATCGAGACCGTCGTCGCCAGCAGCAAGAGCAAACAGAAGTGGACCCCCGTGAAGAAGTAGCACCGCAAGCGATCTGCCTTGAGCCGACACCATCGTTCGACGCATCCGACTCCGGGTGCGTCGAACGATGATCGCTCCGGGCCCAGTCATACCCCCGCGAATCGTGTTTGAGTTCGCGGAGGAGGGGCGTATTCCAATCGCAGCAATTAGGAGCATCACCATGGATCATCAACATTCCGTGTCACGCCGTCGCTTCCTCGGGACCGCCGCCGTGGCGGCGATGACGGCCTCCACCTTGTCTTCCGGGGCCAAGGCCCAGACGAACAAGAAGTTCAAACTCAAGTATGCCCCCAGCCTCGGTGCGTTCCAGGAGCACGCCGGCAAGGACCCGATCGACCAGCTCAAGTTCATGGCCGACGAGGGGTTCAGCGCCATGTTCGACAACGGCCTGATGGGCCGGCCGGCGGAACTCCAGGAGAAGATCGCCGCCGAAATGGACCGTCTCGGCATGATGATGGGACCGTACGTCATGTACGCCGAGTTCGGCAAAGCCACATTCGTCACGCAGGACAAGGAATTCCAGGACTACATCGTCGGCCGCACGAAGGAGGCCGTCGAGGTGGCCAAGCGAACCAATTCCAAGTGGACCCTGATCGCCCCCGGCTGCATCAGCCAGCGAATGGAGACGGACTACCAGACGGCCAACCTGATCGACAACCTGCGGCGCTGTGTCGAGATCGCCGAGCCGGCCGGTGTCGTGATCGTCCTCGAACCGCTGAACTGGTGGGCCAACCACCCGGGCCTGTTCCTCCAGAAGATCCCCCAGACCTACATGGTCTGCCGGGCCGTTAACAGCCCGTCGTGCAAGATCGTCAACGATCTCTACCATCAGCAGATCTCCGAGGGCAACCTCATTCCGAACATCGACATGGCCTGGAGCGAGATCGCCGCCTTCCATCTGGGCGACAACCCCGGACGGCGCGAGCCCGGCACCGGCGAGATCAACTACAAGAACATCTTCCGACACATCTACCGCAAGGGATACCAAGGCGTCCTGTGTATGGAGCACGGCAGGAGCAAAGGGGGCAAGGAAGGCGAACGAGCCGTGATCGACGCCTATCGAACCTGCGACGACTTCGAGGTCTGATCCTCGGCCAGGCGCAGCGGAGGCAGCAGTAACGTTGTGCGAAAGGAACATCCTATGAGTCAGAGTCTCACCAACGACATAAGGAATCTCTCGCGCCGGCGTTTCATCACGAGTTCGGCCGCGGGGATGGCGGCCGTTCTGGCCGGCAAGAGCGTGCTGTTCGCCGCTCAGGCGAAGCGAAAGTTCCGCGTCGCCCTGATCGGCTGCGGCGGACGCGGCAACGGGGCCTTGGAGAACTGCTTCGAGGCGGCCGAAATCCTCGGCGTGGAGCTGGAGGTCGTCGCGACCCACGATTGGTTCAAGAACCGAGCCGTGGCCACCGGCAAGAAGTACAACGTGCCGGAATCACGATGCTTCGATGGCGCCAACGGCTACAAGAACTTGCTCGACACCAACGCCGAGATCGTTCTGATGGCTGCCTCACCGAACTTCCGGCCGGTGCATTTCGACGCCGCGGTTCGCGCCGGCAAGCACGTGTTCATGGAGAAGCCGGTCGCCGTCGACCCGCCCGGCGGTCGCAAGGTCATCGCGGCCGGCGAGATCGCCAGGCAGAAGGGGCTGGCCGTCGTAGCCGGCACGCAGCGCCGACACCAAGCGGCCTACCAGCGAATCCAACACGCCGTCGAGCGCGGCGCCATCGGCGAGATCGCCAGCGGCGCAGTCTGGTGGTGCGGCGGCGCTCTCTGGTACAAGACCAGAGACCCCAACGAGAGCGACGCCGACTACATGATCCGCAACTGGGTCAGCTTCACCGAAATGTCGGGCGATCACATCGTCGAGCAACACGTCCACAACCTCGACGTCGCCAACTGGTACACCGGGCGCACGCCCACCTCGGCCCTCGGGTTCGGCGGCCGCGCCCGCCGTAAAACCGGCAATCAGTTCGATTTCTTCAGCATCGATTTCGACTACGGCGACGGCTGCCGCATCCACAGCATGTGCCGCCAGATCAACGGCACCGACGGCGGCGTCCGCGAGTTCTTCCGGGGCACACAGGGCGAAACCTGGGGCAGCGGAGGACTCAAGGCGGCCAAGGAGATCGCCGTTCCCGAATTCCCCGACCGCAACCCCTACGTCCAGGAGCATGTCAATCTGCTCCAGAGCATCATGGCCGGCAACCCCATCAACGAGGCGCACAACGTCGCGACCTCAACACTGACGGCCATCATGGGCCGCATCGCGGCGTACACCGGCAAGCTGGTTCGCTGGAGGGACGTCGTGGACAATGAGAGTTCGCCGTACTACAACCTCACCCTGAAACCGACCGCTGAGGACTTCGAGACGGGCGAGGTGGTTGCACCGCCAGACGACATTGCAGCCGTTCCAGGCAGGGCTTGATCGAATCGCAATCGGTCCGATCGTCTGTCCTATCCGAGAATACAAATGAAAAGAAGTCGCGTCCTTCCGGGGCGCGACTTCTTTGTTATGGCAATAGGGATACAGCTTGAGGCGATTCGTCTCAACCGCGTCTAATCGAGTGGGATGACCTCCGAGAACTCCACGAATGCGCGGGCCGTGGCCTGGTGCGGCTGAATCTCTCCAACCAGACCGACCTTTCGACCGATCAGGCCGCTTAAATCCTTACCGATCGCAGCCCCCGTCGGAGCAACATAGCAGATCGTTCGCCCCGATTCATCGAGAATGCGATAGCGCTGGGCCTGACCCACAGGCTGTGCATAGACGCTCGTCGTCTCCAGCTTTCCGATAACGGCGAATTTGCCCAGATCGTCAATCTGAGCCAGCCGAATATCTCTTGCCTCGCTGATCTTCTCGTCGACCTTCTCACGCTCCTTGCGCTGCATCGCCATTTCCCTGGCGACGGTACCCGCCAATTCGAATCGCTCCACCTGCTTGAGCGTGAAATCCGCATAACGCGTCGCCCGCCCACCGATGGGATTCGCCGCCAACTCGCGAAGCTTCTCTTTCAACTCGGAGTAGTCCTGCTCGGTCATCGGCTTGTTGCGCTCTTCCTTGATGAGCTTGCTCAGGGCATAGTAGGCGTCGAGCAGGTCCGATTCCGTCTGCAATTCCTGAGCCGTCAGCGGCGTCTCGACCGGCGTGTTCGGATCCACGACCATCTCGACGAGCGAGGTCTCCATCGGCGACCTCACCGACTGAAGGTACTGGCTGTGAACCCAGAGAAATGCCCCCTCGGGCGGCGCGATCTTATAGTAGTCGTCCTTTTCTTCGCTGAGCAGCTTGACCATCTGGCCCCGGCTGAGAATCACCTGCCTGCTCGTCGAATGGATGGGTTCGACGTAGTCCGATCCCGCATACACCCCCACCTTGTCGCCCGTGATGATGCCCTGCGTCGGGTTTTCCATATTGATGCTGACGTATTGTATCGCCACCCACGAGAAACACCCGGGCGGCGGAACGATGCACGACCAGCCCTGCTGCACTTTGACGACCTGAACGCGGTCGCCCTTGTAGAGCTTGCCGCAGTGGTAGTAATTCGTGCCCGGACCCGAGCGAAGGTGCACATCGTTGCCGGTCACCTCGGCAACGAACGGCGCACCGGCATCCGGAGCAGTCCTCACCACCTCGGCCCCCTCGTCAACCTCTGGGAGATTCATGTCCTGCTGGGCCCACAACGCCCCTGGCAGCGTCACCAACGCAACCGACAACAGAGCGAATCGCAGAGACCCTCCAAATGCTATTCGCACCGCACGTCTCGAAGATTTCATGCGAGCTTGCATCCTAATTTGCCTCCTATTCAGGTGTTCCCATCGATGCATCAGAAACGGCCCGCTGGCAGGTCGATCCTTCAGGTGTGAAACTACCGGCTCTGGGCGGTCTTGTCAAGAGTCAAGTCGGCCCATCGCCACGCGGGGCAAAAAAGTCGGGCCGTCAGCTCTCCAGCTTGGCCAGTTCGTCCCGGCACATCTGGATCTGGGTCGGGTCGGAGAGCCTCTCGGCAGCCCGTTGCAGGTGCTTGACGGCGTCTTGCGGCCTATGTAGATAGCGGCAGTACAATATGCCGAGCATCAGCTCCACCTGCCCGGCGTGCTCGTAGCTGCCGTAGTGGGCCAGAAACTGGCCGTAGGCCCGGGCCGCCTCGGAGGCCCGCTGGTCACTGGCCAACTGGTTGGCCACGTCGAGCAGATGTTGGCGGGGCAACACCTGATCGCTGTCGACGTTCATCAATTGGATATAGAGATCGGCCGCTGCGGCCAGATTGCGCTCGTCGAATCGCCGGCTGATCGCACTGCGCAGGTCGCGCACGTCGGCGTCCCGCTGCTTCTCGGCAAAGGCCTTTGGACCATCCCCGGCCTCAACGGAACGCCCTCTTCCGGTGCCGGAGAACGGATCGTAGCCGTCGGCGACGACATCGCGATATCGACGACGGCGATTCCATCGCTTGATCATGGCCCACAGGTCGAGTTGGTTCGTGCTGACCAGCCGCGTCGCCAGCATCAGGAGCGTTACGCCGATGCCGAACGCATAGCCGGCCAGGTGGGCGTCGTAGGCGATGCTGCTGCGGCCTCGGGCCAGGATGTTGTCCAGGAAGATCATCTTCAGGGCGATGAAATACATCGCCGGAACCTGGATCGTTCCGATGAAGAAGAACCAGTAGATGATCGTCAGCAGCGACTGGGGAAACAGAACCAGATAGGCCCCCGTCACGGCGGCGACGGCGCCGCTGGCCCCCAGCGTGGGCACCGGCGCAGCGGCATGCAACAAGGCATGGCCCAGCCCGCTGAAGACCGCGCCGCAGATATAGAAGACGGCATAGGCCAGATTACCCAGCTTGTCATTGACGTTCTTGCCAAACAGATAGAGGAAGAACATATTGAACAGGATGTGCCAGAAATCATGGTGCAGGAAGGCGTAGGTCACAAACGTCCACCAGGGCGAGATTCTTGGCACCAGCATGAAGTCGCTGACCCAGGGCCGAAAGGCAAGCTGTCCCGTTTGTGGATGAATCGTGAATTGCAGAAGGAAGATCACGATGTTGACCGCGATCAGCACGTAGTTGGCATACGGCGTGCGTCGTGGCTCGATGTTCACCCGAATTGGCAGCAGCATAAGAGAGACAACTTCACAGAAGATTAGGGAATCTTATCGGAACAGGCAGCCATTCTAATGGCTCCGACCGGATCGAGCAAGGCAGAAAAAAAGGACGGCTTGTGCCGTCCTCCTCGTGGAAATGAATCTTGAAGAAAAGTCTGTTCCCTCTCCTGGAAACCCTCGCAGCCCACTCGCCCCAGGCGCCCTCTTCCGCATACATCCCGCTTCTGACCAAAGTATAGGGATTGCCGCAGACCGGGCCAAATGGGGGGACGAAAAATCTTCCCTCCACGGCAGTTTCCTGATAGTTATGCCTTTCGGGCGGCCGACCGCCCACCCGCCAGGGTTGAAGGGTATGGAGAATCGCCGGAGAACCCATGAAGATCGAACCGAATCGACAACGCGTAAAGGACATTCGCCGCCGCCTTCGCGAAGAAGGGATCGACTGCCTGATCCTGACCAAGGCCGTGGACGTCACCTATGTGACCGCCTTCGGCGGCGAAGACAGTTGGGCGGCGATCACGTCGAATGCGGTGTACCTCGTCACGGACAGCCGCTACATCGAACAAGCCGCCAAGGAGTGCGTCCGAACGACGCTCGTGCAGCGCAAAGGCCCGATAACGGAGGCGGCCGCTCAACTGATCGCGAAGCTCAAAGGCGTGCGGACCGTGGCCATCGACACATCCGTCTCCGTGGCGGCGTTTGAGGCCCTGAAGAAGGGCTTGACCGCCCGGCTCAAGAGCGTCAGCGGGATCACCGAAGGGCTCCGCTGCGTCAAGGACGCCACGGAACTCGCCAGGATCAAGAAGGCCGCGGCGCTGTCGGCCAAGGCGCTGGCGAAGGCGACGACGTTCTTCAAGCCGGGAATCTGCGAAAGCGAGCTGGCCGGCATCGTCGATCTGGAAATCCGCCGGCTGGGGTGCAAACCGGGATTCGAGACGATCGTCGCCTTCGGCCCCAACGCCTCCCGACCGCACCATCAACCCGGCCCAAGGAAGCTGAGGAAGACGGAAACCATCCTGATCGACTTCGGCGCCCGATTCGGCGGGTACACCGCCGACATCACGCGCTGCTTCGTCCTGGGCAGGCCCAGCGCCGCATACCGGCGAGCCTATGAAGTGACTGCCCGGTCGCAGGCCGCCGCGATCGCCGCCGCCAGAGCAGGAGCCAGGCTCCGCGACGTGGACGAGGCTGCCCGGAAGGTCATACGTGACAGCGGCCTGCCCGTCTATGGCTACGGCACCGGACACGGCATCGGACTCGAAAT harbors:
- a CDS encoding Gfo/Idh/MocA family protein; this translates as MAINRKLRMGLVGGGPGAFIGEVHRKASRLDGEIELVAGAFDIDPKKSQQMGKQLYLDPKRVYNTYQDMLKAESALPEGDRIDFVAVTTPNNWHFPIARDALKAGFHVMCEKPMTLTSKEAKELQTLVEKKGLVFGLMHNYTGYPMVKLARDMVKKNDVGKIRKVVVQYPQGWLATALEKTGQMQASWRTDPKQSGAGGCVGDIGTHAANLAEYITGLKITDICAELTTFVPGRALDDDCNCLLKLEGGAKGVLHASQIAHGEENNLAIWVHGEKASLEWHQEHPNYLYVRRPSKPEEVWKRGNDYVAGYSAAAARNSRIPSGHPEAFLEAFANNYTNFAETVKSAIEGKKPDPLATDFPGVNEGVRGMLFIETVVASSKSKQKWTPVKK
- a CDS encoding hydroxypyruvate isomerase family protein; this translates as MDHQHSVSRRRFLGTAAVAAMTASTLSSGAKAQTNKKFKLKYAPSLGAFQEHAGKDPIDQLKFMADEGFSAMFDNGLMGRPAELQEKIAAEMDRLGMMMGPYVMYAEFGKATFVTQDKEFQDYIVGRTKEAVEVAKRTNSKWTLIAPGCISQRMETDYQTANLIDNLRRCVEIAEPAGVVIVLEPLNWWANHPGLFLQKIPQTYMVCRAVNSPSCKIVNDLYHQQISEGNLIPNIDMAWSEIAAFHLGDNPGRREPGTGEINYKNIFRHIYRKGYQGVLCMEHGRSKGGKEGERAVIDAYRTCDDFEV
- a CDS encoding Gfo/Idh/MocA family protein produces the protein MSQSLTNDIRNLSRRRFITSSAAGMAAVLAGKSVLFAAQAKRKFRVALIGCGGRGNGALENCFEAAEILGVELEVVATHDWFKNRAVATGKKYNVPESRCFDGANGYKNLLDTNAEIVLMAASPNFRPVHFDAAVRAGKHVFMEKPVAVDPPGGRKVIAAGEIARQKGLAVVAGTQRRHQAAYQRIQHAVERGAIGEIASGAVWWCGGALWYKTRDPNESDADYMIRNWVSFTEMSGDHIVEQHVHNLDVANWYTGRTPTSALGFGGRARRKTGNQFDFFSIDFDYGDGCRIHSMCRQINGTDGGVREFFRGTQGETWGSGGLKAAKEIAVPEFPDRNPYVQEHVNLLQSIMAGNPINEAHNVATSTLTAIMGRIAAYTGKLVRWRDVVDNESSPYYNLTLKPTAEDFETGEVVAPPDDIAAVPGRA
- a CDS encoding rhomboid family intramembrane serine protease; amino-acid sequence: MLLPIRVNIEPRRTPYANYVLIAVNIVIFLLQFTIHPQTGQLAFRPWVSDFMLVPRISPWWTFVTYAFLHHDFWHILFNMFFLYLFGKNVNDKLGNLAYAVFYICGAVFSGLGHALLHAAAPVPTLGASGAVAAVTGAYLVLFPQSLLTIIYWFFFIGTIQVPAMYFIALKMIFLDNILARGRSSIAYDAHLAGYAFGIGVTLLMLATRLVSTNQLDLWAMIKRWNRRRRYRDVVADGYDPFSGTGRGRSVEAGDGPKAFAEKQRDADVRDLRSAISRRFDERNLAAAADLYIQLMNVDSDQVLPRQHLLDVANQLASDQRASEAARAYGQFLAHYGSYEHAGQVELMLGILYCRYLHRPQDAVKHLQRAAERLSDPTQIQMCRDELAKLES
- a CDS encoding M24 family metallopeptidase codes for the protein MKIEPNRQRVKDIRRRLREEGIDCLILTKAVDVTYVTAFGGEDSWAAITSNAVYLVTDSRYIEQAAKECVRTTLVQRKGPITEAAAQLIAKLKGVRTVAIDTSVSVAAFEALKKGLTARLKSVSGITEGLRCVKDATELARIKKAAALSAKALAKATTFFKPGICESELAGIVDLEIRRLGCKPGFETIVAFGPNASRPHHQPGPRKLRKTETILIDFGARFGGYTADITRCFVLGRPSAAYRRAYEVTARSQAAAIAAARAGARLRDVDEAARKVIRDSGLPVYGYGTGHGIGLEIHEDPFLRPESKGTLQAGQILTIEPGVYIPGKLGVRIEDDILITENGCKILTGACPHLQF